One stretch of Mastomys coucha isolate ucsf_1 unplaced genomic scaffold, UCSF_Mcou_1 pScaffold12, whole genome shotgun sequence DNA includes these proteins:
- the Nrros gene encoding transforming growth factor beta activator LRRC33, translating to MEFLPLWLCLSFHFLTVEWRSGRGTATAASQGGCKAVDGVADCRGLNLASVPSSLPSHSRMLVLDDNPLKVLWNHSLQAYPRLENLSLHSCHLDRISHYAFQEQGHLRNLVLADNRLSENYKESAAALHTLLGLRRLDLSGNSLTEDMAALMLQNLSSLEVVSLARNTVMRLDDSVFEGLEHLVELDLQRNYIFEIEGGAFDGLTELRRLNLAYNNLPCIVDFSLTRLRFLNISYNILEWFLAAREEVAFELEMLDLSHNQLLFFPLLPQCGKLHTLLLQDNNMGFYRELYNTSSPQEMVAQFLLVDGNVTNITTVNLWEEFSSSDLSALRFLDMSQNQFRHLPDGFLKKTPSLSHLNLNQNCLKMLHIREHEPPGALTELDLSHNQLAELHLAPGLTGSLRNLQVFNLSSNQLLGVPAGLFDNASSITTIDMSHNQISLCPQMVPLDWEGPSSCVDFRNMASLRSLSLGGCGLKALQDCPFQGTSLTHLDLSSNWGILNASISPLRAVAPTLQVLSLRDVGLGSGSAEMDFSAFGKLRELDLSGNSLTSFPRFQGSLALRTLDLRRNSLTALPQRVVSEQPLKDLQTIYLSQNPYDCCGVEGWGALQHFKTVADLSMVTCNLSSKIVRVVELPEGLPQGCKWEQVDTGLFYLVLILPSCLTLLVACTVVFLTFKKPLLQVIKSRCHWSSIY from the exons ATGGAGTTCCTGCCCCTTTGGCTTTGCCTGAGTTTTCACTTCTTGACTGTGGAATGGAGGAGTGGACGTGGGACAGCTACTGCAGCTTCCCAAGGAGGCTGCAAGGCG GTCGACGGAGTCGCTGACTGTCGGGGTCTGAACCTCGCTTCAGTACCCAGCAGTCTTCCATCCCATTCCCGGATGCTCGTTCTGGATGACAACCCTCTCAAGGTCCTGTGGAATCATTCCCTCCAGGCCTACCCACGCCTGGAGAACCTCAGCCTGCACAGCTGTCACCTGGACCGTATCAGCCACTACGCCTTCCAAGAGCAAGGCCACTTGCGAAACCTGGTTCTGGCAGACAACCGCCTCTCTGAGAACTACAAGGAGTCAGCCGCTGCTCTCCACACCCTGCTGGGACTTCGAAGACTTGACTTGTCTGGAAACTCCCTGACTGAAGACATGGCAGCTCTTATGCTTCAGAACCTCTCCTCACTGGAGGTTGTGTCCTTGGCAAGGAATACTGTCATGAGGCTCGACGACTCTGTCTTTGAGGGCCTGGAACACCTCGTGGAGCTGGATTTGCAGAGAAACTACATCTTTGAGATTGAGGGTGGTGCGTTTGATGGCTTGACTGAGCTCAGGCGTCTCAACCTCGCCTACAACAACCTCCCCTGCATTGTGGACTTCAGCCTCACCCGGTTACGGTTCCTTAACATCAGTTATAACATCCTGGAGTGGTTCCTGGCAGCCAGGGAGGAGGTGGCCTTCGAACTGGAGATGCTGGACCTGTCTCACAACCAGCTGCTCTTtttcccactcctgcctcagtgcggCAAGCTGCACACCCTCCTGCTACAGGACAACAACATGGGCTTCTACAGGGAGCTTTACAACACCTCCTCCCCACAGGAGATGGTGGCCCAGTTCCTTCTCGTGGATGGCAATGTGACTAATATCACAACCGTCAACCTCTGGGAAGAGTTTTCCTCCAGCGACCTGTCAGCACTTCGCTTTCTGGACATGAGCCAAAACCAGTTCCGGCACCTGCCAGATGGTTTCCTGAAGAAAacaccttccctctcccacctgaACCTCAACCAAAATTGCCTGAAGATGCTCCACATTCGGGAGCACGAGCCGCCGGGAGCACTCACGGAGCTGGATCTGAGCCATAACCAGCTGGCAGAGCTGCACCTGGCGCCGGGGCTCACTGGCTCCCTAAGGAACCTCCAAGTGTTCAACCTGAGTTCCAACCAGCTCCTGGGAGTGCCCGCTGGCCTTTTCGACAATGCCAGCAGCATCACTACAATCGACATGAGTCACAATCAGATCTCTCTTTGTCCCCAGATGGTGCCGTTAGACTGGGAGGGGCCCTCCAGCTGTGTGGATTTCAGAAACATGGCCTCTTTGAGGAGCCTTTCTCTGGGTGGCTGTGGGTTGAAGGCATTACAAGACTGCCCATTCCAGGGGACCTCACTCACTCATTTAGACCTGTCGAGCAACTGGGGGATTCTGAATGCGAGCATCAGCCCTCTCCGGGCTGTTGCCCCTACGCTACAGGTCCTGTCTCTCAGGGACGTGGGCCTTGGTTCTGGTTCTGCAGAGATGGACTTCTCAGCGTTTGGGAAACTGAGGGAGTTGGATCTGTCAGGGAATTCCCTAACCAGCTTCCCAAGGTTCCAGGGCAGTTTGGCCCTGCGGACTCTCGACCTCCGCAGAAACTCTCTCACCGCCCTTCCTCAGAGGGTTGTGTCCGAGCAGCCTCTAAAGGATCTGCAGACCATCTACCTCAGCCAGAACCCTTATGACTGCTgtggggtggagggatggggtgcCCTGCAGCACTTCAAGACTGTTGCCGACTTATCCATGGTCACGTGCAACCTCTCTTCCAAGATCGTTCGTGTGGTCGAGCTGCCGGAAGGCCTGCCTCAGGGCTGTAAGTGGGAGCAGGTGGACACCGGTCTCTTCTACCTCGTGCTCATCCTGCCCAGCTGCCTCACCCTGCTGGTGGCCTGCACCGTCGTCTTCCTCACTTTTAAGAAGCCTTTGCTTCAGGTCATCAAGAGCCGCTGTCACTGGTCCTCCATATACTGA